One Pseudomonas entomophila genomic window carries:
- a CDS encoding CreA family protein: MFAVAALMLPMLAGAEEIGQVSTVFKFVGPNDRIVVEAFDDPKVDGVTCYLSRAKTGGIKGGLGLAEDRAEASIACRQVGPIHFKGELKDGEEVFKERTSLVFKTMQVVRFLDKKRNTLVYLVYSDRVIEGSPQNAVTAIPIVPWAQQ, translated from the coding sequence ATGTTTGCCGTGGCGGCGCTGATGCTGCCGATGCTGGCCGGGGCCGAGGAGATCGGCCAGGTGTCCACCGTGTTCAAGTTCGTCGGGCCGAACGACCGTATCGTGGTCGAGGCATTCGATGACCCGAAGGTCGATGGCGTGACCTGCTACCTGTCGCGGGCCAAGACTGGCGGCATCAAGGGTGGGTTGGGGCTGGCCGAAGATCGAGCCGAAGCATCGATCGCCTGTCGCCAGGTGGGGCCGATCCACTTCAAGGGTGAGTTGAAAGATGGCGAGGAGGTGTTCAAGGAGCGCACCTCGCTGGTGTTCAAGACCATGCAGGTGGTGCGGTTCCTCGACAAGAAGCGCAATACGCTGGTGTACCTGGTGTATAGCGACCGCGTGATCGAAGGTAGCCCGCAGAATGCGGTGACGGCGATTCCGATTGTGCCGTGGGCTCAGCAATAA